From a single Oscillospiraceae bacterium genomic region:
- a CDS encoding undecaprenyl-diphosphate phosphatase: MLELLKVIFIGIVQGITEWLPVSSTGHMILTDTFIKLNVSKEFWDMFLVVIQFGSILAVLLLYFHKLNPFSPKKTKEERKDTLNLWGKVIVGVLPAAVIGLLLDDWLSETVFVGDVATIVIAVALIFYGILFIWMENRNKNRVPKVQELGDLTYKTAFLIGCFQLLSLIPGTSRSGSTILGAVLIGTSRYVAAEYSFFLAIPVMCGASLLKSVKFFLKTSLTAPELVILGTGVLVAFLVSVFAIKFLMGYIKKHDFKAFGYYRIVLGLLVALYFIIW, translated from the coding sequence ATTTTAGAACTCTTAAAAGTTATTTTTATCGGCATTGTGCAGGGAATTACCGAGTGGTTGCCCGTTTCTTCCACAGGCCACATGATTTTAACCGATACTTTTATCAAATTGAATGTTTCCAAAGAATTTTGGGATATGTTTTTGGTAGTGATTCAGTTTGGTTCCATTTTAGCTGTGTTGCTATTGTATTTTCATAAACTCAATCCTTTTAGCCCCAAGAAAACCAAAGAAGAACGAAAAGACACTTTAAATCTTTGGGGAAAAGTTATCGTTGGGGTTCTCCCTGCGGCGGTCATCGGACTGCTGCTGGATGATTGGCTGTCTGAAACTGTATTTGTGGGCGATGTGGCTACCATTGTAATTGCTGTTGCGTTGATTTTTTACGGTATTCTTTTCATTTGGATGGAAAACCGTAATAAAAACAGAGTCCCCAAGGTGCAGGAATTAGGAGATTTAACTTATAAAACTGCCTTTTTGATTGGCTGTTTCCAACTTTTGTCCTTAATTCCGGGTACTTCCCGTTCGGGCTCCACCATTTTGGGTGCAGTTCTTATTGGTACTTCCCGTTATGTGGCAGCGGAATATTCCTTCTTTTTAGCAATTCCTGTCATGTGCGGTGCAAGTCTTTTGAAAAGCGTTAAATTTTTCCTGAAAACTTCGCTTACAGCACCCGAACTTGTAATTTTAGGCACAGGTGTTTTGGTTGCCTTTTTGGTATCGGTATTTGCTATTAAATTCTTAATGGGATATATCAAGAAACACGATTTCAAGGCCTTCGGTTACTATAGAATCGTGCTTGGTTTATTGGTTGCCCTGTATTTTATTATTTGGTAA
- a CDS encoding isoleucine--tRNA ligase: MYEKVSANLNFVEREKKTEAFWKENNIFEKSIESRKEGETFTFYDGPPTANGKPHIGHVLTRVIKDMIPRYKTMKGYHVLRKAGWDTHGLPVELEVEKKLGLDGKEQIEEYGLEPFIKECKESVWKYKGMWEDFSGTVGFWADMDNPYVTYTNDFIESEWWALKQIWDKGLLYKGFKIVPYCPRCGTPLSSHEVAQGYKDVKEKSAIAKFKVKGAENEFILAWTTTPWTLPSNVALCVNPDETYVKIETDGVKYILAEALVPSVIETEYTVLETYIGKDLEYKEYEPLFDFAKPDKKAYYIVCDHYVTLTDGTGIVHIAPAFGEDDAKVGRNYDLPFVQLVDQKGEMTAETPWAGMFCKDADKEVFIDLDKRGLLFKALPFEHSYPFCWRCDTPLIYYARDSWFIKMTEVKENLIKNNNTVNWIPESIGKGRFGDWLNNVQDWGVSRDRYWGTPLNIWQCECGHRHAIGSIQELKSMSDNCPDEIELHRPFIDAVTIKCPECGKQMNRVKEVIDCWFDSGAMPFAQWHYPFENKEIFEENFPADFISEAVDQTRGWFYSLLAISTLIFDKAPYKNVIVLGHVQDENGQKMSKSKGNAVDPFDALAEHGADAIRWYFYSNSAPWLPNKFHKGAVTEGQRKFMGTLWNTYAFFVLYANIDGFDATKYSLEYDKLSVMDKWLLSKLNSLTETVDTYLSDYKITETSRVLDDFVDELSNWYVRRCRERYWGKDMTQDKINAYMTLYTALVTLAKLSAPMIPFMAEDIYRNLVCSIDKTSPESVHLCDFPVANTAWIDKDLEAKMNEVVDIVVLGRAARNSANIKNRQPIGKMFVKADNELPDFFKEIIAEELNVKEVMFTDSVKDFTSYSFKPQLKTLGPRFGKQLGELRNILAELDGIAAMDELETKGTLTITLGGNEEALTKEDLLIESAQVPGYESNSDYGITVVLDTNLTEELLEEGFVREVVSKIQTMRKDSGFEVTDHIIVSVCGNDKVADIMKKNEDAIKEDVLAEEISYGALVGEGKHWNVNGEEVDFAVKKC, from the coding sequence ATGTACGAAAAAGTGTCTGCAAATTTAAATTTTGTGGAAAGAGAAAAGAAAACCGAAGCTTTTTGGAAAGAAAATAACATCTTTGAAAAAAGTATCGAATCTCGTAAAGAAGGGGAAACCTTTACCTTTTATGACGGTCCTCCGACCGCAAACGGTAAGCCTCATATCGGGCACGTATTAACCCGTGTTATCAAAGATATGATTCCCCGTTATAAAACCATGAAAGGCTACCACGTGCTTCGTAAAGCAGGTTGGGATACCCATGGGTTACCCGTTGAGCTGGAAGTGGAAAAGAAACTGGGCTTAGACGGCAAAGAACAGATTGAAGAATACGGCTTAGAACCCTTTATTAAAGAATGTAAAGAAAGCGTTTGGAAATATAAAGGAATGTGGGAAGACTTTTCCGGAACCGTTGGCTTCTGGGCAGATATGGACAACCCCTACGTTACCTACACCAACGATTTTATCGAATCTGAATGGTGGGCATTAAAACAAATCTGGGACAAAGGTCTTTTATATAAAGGCTTTAAAATTGTGCCCTATTGCCCCCGTTGCGGAACCCCCTTATCCAGCCACGAAGTAGCGCAAGGGTATAAAGACGTGAAAGAAAAATCCGCTATCGCAAAATTCAAAGTGAAAGGTGCAGAAAACGAGTTCATTTTAGCTTGGACCACCACTCCCTGGACCTTACCCTCCAACGTGGCACTTTGTGTAAACCCCGACGAAACCTATGTAAAAATCGAAACTGATGGTGTGAAATACATCTTAGCGGAAGCATTGGTACCCAGTGTAATCGAAACCGAATATACTGTTTTGGAAACCTATATCGGTAAAGATCTGGAATACAAAGAATACGAACCCCTTTTTGATTTTGCAAAACCCGACAAAAAAGCTTACTATATCGTTTGTGACCACTATGTTACCTTAACCGACGGTACCGGTATTGTTCATATTGCACCGGCATTCGGGGAAGATGACGCCAAAGTGGGCAGAAACTACGATTTACCCTTTGTGCAGTTGGTTGACCAGAAGGGTGAAATGACTGCAGAAACTCCCTGGGCGGGAATGTTCTGTAAAGATGCAGATAAAGAAGTGTTTATTGACTTAGACAAAAGAGGTCTGCTCTTTAAAGCACTGCCTTTTGAACACTCCTATCCGTTCTGCTGGAGATGTGATACTCCCTTAATTTACTATGCAAGAGACTCCTGGTTCATTAAAATGACCGAGGTAAAAGAAAATCTTATCAAAAACAACAACACTGTAAACTGGATTCCCGAATCTATCGGGAAAGGTCGTTTTGGCGACTGGCTCAACAACGTGCAGGACTGGGGCGTAAGCCGTGACCGTTACTGGGGTACTCCGTTGAATATCTGGCAGTGTGAATGCGGTCATCGTCACGCAATCGGAAGCATCCAGGAATTAAAGAGTATGTCTGATAATTGCCCCGATGAAATTGAACTGCATCGTCCTTTCATTGATGCGGTAACCATCAAATGTCCCGAATGTGGCAAACAGATGAACCGTGTGAAAGAAGTAATTGACTGTTGGTTTGACTCGGGTGCAATGCCCTTTGCACAGTGGCATTATCCCTTTGAAAACAAAGAAATTTTCGAAGAAAACTTCCCTGCAGACTTCATCAGTGAAGCAGTGGACCAGACCCGTGGTTGGTTTTATTCGCTCTTGGCGATTTCTACTTTAATCTTTGATAAAGCGCCTTATAAGAATGTTATTGTGTTAGGTCACGTGCAGGATGAAAACGGCCAGAAAATGTCCAAATCCAAGGGCAACGCCGTGGATCCCTTTGATGCATTGGCAGAACACGGTGCGGATGCAATTCGTTGGTATTTCTATTCCAACTCTGCTCCCTGGTTACCCAACAAATTCCATAAAGGTGCGGTAACGGAAGGTCAGAGAAAGTTTATGGGTACTCTCTGGAACACCTATGCATTCTTTGTGCTCTATGCAAACATTGACGGCTTTGATGCCACCAAATATTCTTTGGAATATGATAAATTATCCGTCATGGATAAATGGTTATTATCCAAATTAAACTCTTTGACCGAAACTGTGGATACCTATCTTTCCGACTACAAAATCACCGAAACCTCCCGTGTTTTAGACGATTTTGTGGACGAACTCAGTAACTGGTATGTCAGAAGATGCCGTGAACGTTACTGGGGTAAAGATATGACTCAGGATAAAATCAATGCCTATATGACTTTATACACTGCATTGGTTACCTTGGCAAAATTATCTGCTCCCATGATTCCCTTTATGGCAGAAGATATTTACAGAAACTTGGTTTGCTCCATTGATAAAACTTCACCCGAAAGCGTTCATCTTTGTGATTTCCCTGTGGCAAACACCGCTTGGATTGATAAAGATTTAGAAGCAAAAATGAACGAAGTGGTTGATATTGTTGTGTTAGGCCGTGCTGCAAGAAACTCTGCCAACATCAAAAACCGTCAGCCCATCGGCAAAATGTTTGTGAAGGCAGACAACGAATTGCCCGACTTCTTTAAAGAAATCATTGCAGAAGAGCTGAACGTGAAAGAAGTGATGTTTACCGACAGCGTGAAAGATTTCACTTCCTACTCTTTCAAACCGCAGCTGAAGACCTTAGGTCCCCGTTTTGGTAAACAACTTGGTGAACTGAGAAATATTCTGGCTGAATTAGACGGTATCGCTGCGATGGATGAATTAGAAACCAAGGGTACTTTAACCATCACTTTAGGCGGAAACGAAGAGGCTCTGACAAAAGAAGACTTACTCATTGAATCTGCACAGGTACCCGGTTACGAATCCAACTCCGATTACGGCATTACTGTTGTTCTGGATACCAACTTAACTGAAGAACTGTTAGAAGAAGGTTTTGTAAGAGAAGTGGTTTCCAAAATTCAGACCATGAGAAAAGATTCCGGCTTTGAAGTGACTGACCATATTATCGTTAGCGTTTGTGGTAACGACAAAGTGGCAGACATTATGAAGAAAAATGAAGATGCCATCAAAGAAGATGTGTTGGCAGAAGAAATTTCTTACGGTGCTTTAGTGGGCGAAGGAAAACATTGGAATGTGAACGGCGAAGAAGTGGATTTTGCCGTAAAAAAATGCTAA